In Fundulus heteroclitus isolate FHET01 chromosome 17, MU-UCD_Fhet_4.1, whole genome shotgun sequence, the following are encoded in one genomic region:
- the LOC118566618 gene encoding uncharacterized protein LOC118566618 isoform X1 encodes MPKYKSSVRCKTKKIKLTRKTIGARAKSSYIPSHAGSSDTNTVFPSSHDICTENSEEEGTAYTRAKRKELSLWDTLKDQVLEESYKSSAPFSDMCSVCKKPGVYRCLECSRSSVFCKDCVYTVHINSLHLPEKWNKTCYEAAFQQLVLHLSGDHSTHVVYSRDVKTFVNTGHLINCTVSFCKCEPEVCTLLKYGLWPASPEKPQTAFSMALLELFVHLSLECQISVEGFINTLRWKNNLTVMEVNMLYRALVGESISQFRHYHFRRRSLVGLCDQFDDGTVCPACIKTDGTVIVALDANFGLVRKKSSGSSITEPLQGNRMFVRDEDVEEYVRSNPDNCQPTENCSKFKAGNALRSQNQQKKLDITGVFGASCRHEVPLIFLNMTHGERLAYPKYVITELMKKYKKKNINLHVLYDIACVLSRHFRKTGEGIPKGLSLAVPAFHVYGHKLQCQIMYSTRRVPGFGLTDGECMERLWSFLRRFSRVTKEMTPSHRLDLLTDALLYYGRRKSADLDVQLLQRWDKAEKIASIAEEEISAVLKESPISISEHDLQQWMETQRHVAQAAHLKTRDKEIVPRWKRNYVMKLTEINQLRSGSHQQDSLIEDESQLDRDLRIIERHHAVKRRWVPSDDIFQRTLRDVDQELRGQLIQRAQNEARERATLLNLKRRYNDGQGVAIRLSKQVNACNRKLKNIVTEYNNLQWPPQTGIFPSHLEFLELCDASSQLYTLFDEQIEDHGVVPKNLKSRAIEALHLKTRATEEKLLLKREMNTVILHLHQQHGHLSSAINDTADPGSKAVLHQNIIMLEKKMYSAMNMFRRFIEVGAPPPNHHLPEFNSYSQALMSPDLHYIDYDESIDDGEDEGDDDDNVEEGENSIDCESSL; translated from the exons ATGCCTAAATATAAGAGCAGTGTCCGTTgtaagaccaaaaaaataaaactaactcggaAAACCATCGGTGCTCGGGCGAAATCTTCCTACATTCCCTCACATGCAGGCTCATCTGACACCAACACTGTTTTTCCCTCATCACATGACATTTGTACTGAAAACTCAGAGGAAGAAGGGACTGCGTATACCAGGGCAAAAAGGAAGGAGCTGAGCCTATGGGATACACTAAAAGATCAGGTCTTGGAAGAGTCCTATAAGTCCTCCGCTCCTTTCTCTGACATGTGCTCTGTGTGCAAGAAACCTGGAGTATACCGCTGTCTGGAATGCAGCAGAAGCAGTGTTTTTTGCAAGGATTGTGTCTACACAGTACACATAAATTCTTTGCACCTCCCTGAAAAGTGGAAT AAAACCTGCTATGAGGCTGCTTTCCAGCAGTTGGTGTTGCATTTAAGTGGGGATCACAGTACCCATGTTGTTTACTCCAGAGATGTAAAGACTTTTGTCAACACAG gtCATCTCATTAATTGCACAGTTTCTTTTTGTAAATGCGAACCTGAGGTCTGCACTCTTCTGAAGTATGGCCTTTGGCCTGCTTCACCGGAGAAGCCACAGACTGCTTTTTCAATGGCTCTTCTTGAGCTATTTGTCCATCTTTCTTTGGAGTGCCAGATCTCTGTAGAGGGATTCATCAACACCTTACGGTGGAAAAACAATCTTACTGTTATGGAG GTTAATATGCTGTACAGAGCCCTAGTAGGAGAGTCTATTTCCCAGTTTCGCCATTATCACTTCCGACGAAGGTCACTAGTTGGCCTTTGTGACCAATTTGATGATGGCACAGTGTGCCCGGCATGCATAAAG actGATGGCACTGTAATTGTGGCTTTGGATGCCAACTTTGGCCTTGTACGAAAAAAGAGCTCTGGAAGTAGTATCACTGAGCCATTGCAGGGTAACAGAATGTTTgtcagggatgaagatgttgaAGAGTATGTCAGGTCAAATCCTGACAACTGTCAACCAACAGAG aaCTGTAGCAAGTTTAAAGCTGGCAATGCACTTCGTTCCcaaaaccagcaaaaaaaattagacaTAACTGGTGTATTTGGAGCATCATGTCGCCACGAGGTTCCACTGATATTTCTTAACATGACACATGGAGAAAG ACTTGCATATCCTAAATATGTCATCACAGAGCtgatgaaaaaatataaaaaaaaaaacattaatctgCATGTCCTTTATGACATTGCATGTGTCCTGTCCAGACATTTCCGT AAAACTGGAGAAGGAATCCCAAAAGGACTTTCCCTGGCGGTACCAGCATTTCATGTGTATGGGCATAAACTGCAGTGTCAG ATCATGTACAGCACGCGACGAGTTCCTGGATTTGGACTAACAGATGGTGAATGCATGGAGAGGTTATGGTCGTTTTTGAGAAGATTTTCTCGAGTGACTAAAGAGATGACTCCCTCCCATCGCCTTGACCTTCTCACAGACGCACTCCTGTACTATGGTAGAAGAAAATCTGCAGATCTAG ATGTGCAGCTTCTTCAGAGGTGGGACAAAGCCGAGAAGATTGCGAGTATTGCTGAGGAAGAGATTTCTGCAGTTTTGAAAGAGTCACCGA TAAGCATTTCTGAACATGACCTACAACAATGGATGGAAACACAGAGACATGTAGCCCAagctgcacatttaaaaactagagacaaag AGATTGTTCCAAGATGGAAGAGGAACTATGTGATGAAGCTGACCGAAATCAACCAGCTCAG atcCGGATCACATCAACAGGACTCACTCATTGAAGATGAATCACA ACTGGACAGGGATCTTCGAATAATTGAGAGACACCATGCTGTAAAACGAAGATGGGTCCCTTCGGATGACATTTTCCAGAGAACACTGAGAGATGTTGACCAGGAACTTAGAGGTCAGCTGATACAACGAGCACAAAATGAAGCAAGGGAGAGGGCCACTCTTCTGAACCTGAAAAGAAGATATAATG ATGGACAGGGAGTTGCTATAAGGCTGTCCAAGCAAGTGAATGCCTGTAACAGGAAACTGAAGAACATTGTTACAGAGTACAATAATCTGCAGTGGCCTCCACAAACTGGCATCTTTCCATCACATTTAGAATTTCTAGAATTATGTGATGCCTCCTCCCAGCTGTACACATTGTTTGATGAACAA ATTGAAGATCATGGTGTTGTTCCAAAGAACCTAAAAAGTCGAGCAATAGAAGCCCTGCATTTGAAGACTAGAGCAACTGAAGAAAAGCTTCTACTTAAGAGAGAGATGAACACTGTCATTCTTCACCTTCATCAACAACATGGACATTTAAGTTCAGCTATAAATGATACTGCAGATCCTGGTTCAAAAGCTGTACttcatcaaaacattatcatgttagaaaagaaaatgtacagTGCAATGAACATGTTCAGGAGGTTTATCGAAGTTGGTGCCCCTCCTCCAAATCATCACCTACCAGAGTTTAACTCTTATTCTCAAGCACTTATGTCTCCAGATCTACATTACATAGACTATGATGAAAGCATTGACGATGGAGAGGATGAAGGGGATGATGACGACAATGTTGAGGAAGGAGAGAACAGCATAGATTGTGAATCATCTTTATGA
- the LOC118566618 gene encoding uncharacterized protein LOC118566618 isoform X2: MLYRALVGESISQFRHYHFRRRSLVGLCDQFDDGTVCPACIKTDGTVIVALDANFGLVRKKSSGSSITEPLQGNRMFVRDEDVEEYVRSNPDNCQPTENCSKFKAGNALRSQNQQKKLDITGVFGASCRHEVPLIFLNMTHGERLAYPKYVITELMKKYKKKNINLHVLYDIACVLSRHFRKTGEGIPKGLSLAVPAFHVYGHKLQCQIMYSTRRVPGFGLTDGECMERLWSFLRRFSRVTKEMTPSHRLDLLTDALLYYGRRKSADLDVQLLQRWDKAEKIASIAEEEISAVLKESPISISEHDLQQWMETQRHVAQAAHLKTRDKEIVPRWKRNYVMKLTEINQLRSGSHQQDSLIEDESQLDRDLRIIERHHAVKRRWVPSDDIFQRTLRDVDQELRGQLIQRAQNEARERATLLNLKRRYNDGQGVAIRLSKQVNACNRKLKNIVTEYNNLQWPPQTGIFPSHLEFLELCDASSQLYTLFDEQIEDHGVVPKNLKSRAIEALHLKTRATEEKLLLKREMNTVILHLHQQHGHLSSAINDTADPGSKAVLHQNIIMLEKKMYSAMNMFRRFIEVGAPPPNHHLPEFNSYSQALMSPDLHYIDYDESIDDGEDEGDDDDNVEEGENSIDCESSL, from the exons ATGCTGTACAGAGCCCTAGTAGGAGAGTCTATTTCCCAGTTTCGCCATTATCACTTCCGACGAAGGTCACTAGTTGGCCTTTGTGACCAATTTGATGATGGCACAGTGTGCCCGGCATGCATAAAG actGATGGCACTGTAATTGTGGCTTTGGATGCCAACTTTGGCCTTGTACGAAAAAAGAGCTCTGGAAGTAGTATCACTGAGCCATTGCAGGGTAACAGAATGTTTgtcagggatgaagatgttgaAGAGTATGTCAGGTCAAATCCTGACAACTGTCAACCAACAGAG aaCTGTAGCAAGTTTAAAGCTGGCAATGCACTTCGTTCCcaaaaccagcaaaaaaaattagacaTAACTGGTGTATTTGGAGCATCATGTCGCCACGAGGTTCCACTGATATTTCTTAACATGACACATGGAGAAAG ACTTGCATATCCTAAATATGTCATCACAGAGCtgatgaaaaaatataaaaaaaaaaacattaatctgCATGTCCTTTATGACATTGCATGTGTCCTGTCCAGACATTTCCGT AAAACTGGAGAAGGAATCCCAAAAGGACTTTCCCTGGCGGTACCAGCATTTCATGTGTATGGGCATAAACTGCAGTGTCAG ATCATGTACAGCACGCGACGAGTTCCTGGATTTGGACTAACAGATGGTGAATGCATGGAGAGGTTATGGTCGTTTTTGAGAAGATTTTCTCGAGTGACTAAAGAGATGACTCCCTCCCATCGCCTTGACCTTCTCACAGACGCACTCCTGTACTATGGTAGAAGAAAATCTGCAGATCTAG ATGTGCAGCTTCTTCAGAGGTGGGACAAAGCCGAGAAGATTGCGAGTATTGCTGAGGAAGAGATTTCTGCAGTTTTGAAAGAGTCACCGA TAAGCATTTCTGAACATGACCTACAACAATGGATGGAAACACAGAGACATGTAGCCCAagctgcacatttaaaaactagagacaaag AGATTGTTCCAAGATGGAAGAGGAACTATGTGATGAAGCTGACCGAAATCAACCAGCTCAG atcCGGATCACATCAACAGGACTCACTCATTGAAGATGAATCACA ACTGGACAGGGATCTTCGAATAATTGAGAGACACCATGCTGTAAAACGAAGATGGGTCCCTTCGGATGACATTTTCCAGAGAACACTGAGAGATGTTGACCAGGAACTTAGAGGTCAGCTGATACAACGAGCACAAAATGAAGCAAGGGAGAGGGCCACTCTTCTGAACCTGAAAAGAAGATATAATG ATGGACAGGGAGTTGCTATAAGGCTGTCCAAGCAAGTGAATGCCTGTAACAGGAAACTGAAGAACATTGTTACAGAGTACAATAATCTGCAGTGGCCTCCACAAACTGGCATCTTTCCATCACATTTAGAATTTCTAGAATTATGTGATGCCTCCTCCCAGCTGTACACATTGTTTGATGAACAA ATTGAAGATCATGGTGTTGTTCCAAAGAACCTAAAAAGTCGAGCAATAGAAGCCCTGCATTTGAAGACTAGAGCAACTGAAGAAAAGCTTCTACTTAAGAGAGAGATGAACACTGTCATTCTTCACCTTCATCAACAACATGGACATTTAAGTTCAGCTATAAATGATACTGCAGATCCTGGTTCAAAAGCTGTACttcatcaaaacattatcatgttagaaaagaaaatgtacagTGCAATGAACATGTTCAGGAGGTTTATCGAAGTTGGTGCCCCTCCTCCAAATCATCACCTACCAGAGTTTAACTCTTATTCTCAAGCACTTATGTCTCCAGATCTACATTACATAGACTATGATGAAAGCATTGACGATGGAGAGGATGAAGGGGATGATGACGACAATGTTGAGGAAGGAGAGAACAGCATAGATTGTGAATCATCTTTATGA